One window of the Benincasa hispida cultivar B227 chromosome 3, ASM972705v1, whole genome shotgun sequence genome contains the following:
- the LOC120073877 gene encoding uncharacterized protein LOC120073877 isoform X1 has product MFKMGKNQSQDSKLQFNKNVPGCFWSIFHTIDYHRWNNVKKMLPYKKHSRSKGGPKSTPNNHHLAEVSEQSNDGNNPLMVKCTAESCPIRKKPGEAHVNEVITKEMSEEDITKFWKLNSSSKRRLIRTQSIHHLEPSYDSPGYNGENGDNGVTPRQKTPMKLAASGMRSISLNAMDNEDYFIQGKIAIRLKSFTEKSNGAKKTLETNNNRNVSGRSFKEDTHIQEIFKANRKLFAELLKGARGKNTLQSPQNKKSSASLAKSRSFPAPGLAGKGYKKLTSLQHKQYESFPKQKSNYPHPSKLVESESPKNFHEDSTPCDSDSTSSHNIREQTTPSSLGSNRGLRHGGWNQLVVKRFNIIKQKIRRSFKERKKGNNQKTSKVISTVNCSAHELPLSRKDRPKESIGTATSENISGIRRYSETGNSENDNISNGVLTKTGIASPSASLERYSQLSDDSGIIGYSETDNSENDNLSNRDQTKIGTASLSASLKRYSQLSEYSFDKNREAKCYDSLTLRLINEKKIPNIEKPKKTFGRNLSSPDIDLFCTLFTDPPRAVSRTKKSKRGLAHSSTYNNIRTDENLAHILSIHVFEPLNRDSPSMIEKGNDNMPVDHSGSLNEVTNDEGTAWVDELEEKLPHLDISNGKHQQVLGSECIVEDVRETVDHFSDHSHINQVLELETCFQDDETSELSDSEGAILKSGCSIANELEPSDDQPNESRTGGALPTFETIVNDEIIDDAEKIPNYLHLHSELSRIDSADFNYMRYILQLSSFIESGHIIDQQLNPSIFAREEAHFYKKLECYWEMVDNDSDHLLLLDLVYETLHNVYENSFIGFLKTFSSTSQIRPMPLGLYLLEEVRGKVAWYLSLGPELDQCLDDVVGRDLSKGDDWMNLQSETDYITLELEDLILDELLDEVLSF; this is encoded by the exons ATGTTTAAAATGGGAAAGAACCAGAGCCAGGACTCCAAGCTGCAGTTTAACAAGAACGTTCCAGGCTGCTTCTGGAGCATATTCCATACCATTGACTACCATCGATGGAATAACGTTAAGAAGATGCTTCCTTACAAAAAACATTCAAGAA GCAAGGGAGGTCCAAAATCAACTCCAAACAACCACCACCTGGCCGAAGTGTCAGAACAAAGTAATGATGGAAACAACCCTCTAATGGTAAAG TGTACCGCAGAGAGTTGTCCTATTCGCAAAAAACCCGGAGAAGCCCATGTAAATGAAGTGATAACTAAAGAGATGTCAGAAGAAGATATTACAAAATTCTGGAAATTGAATTCCAGTTCAAAACGAAGGTTGATTCGAACACAGTCTATACATCATTTAGAGCCTTCGTATGATTCTCCAGGATATAATGGTGAAAATGGAGACAATGGAGTCACTCCTCGACAGAAAACTCCTATGAAACTAGCTGCATCTGGAATGAGGAGTATTTCTCTGAATGCCATGGATAATGAGGACTACTTTATCCAGGGAAAGATTGCTATCCGATTGAAGTCTTTTACAGAAAAATCTAATGGAGCAAAGAAAACCTTAGAAACAAACAATAACAGAAACGTCTCTGGTCGCTCATTTAAGGAAGACACTCACATCCAAGAGATATTTAAGGCAAATAGAAAACTATTTGCTGAATTGTTGAAGGGTGCACGTGGTAAGAACACTCTCCAAAGCCCACAAAACAAGAAGTCCTCAGCAAGTCTAGCAAAATCAAGGTCCTTTCCTGCTCCTGGTTTAgcaggaaaaggatataaaaagCTTACCTCACTCCAACACAAGCAGTATGAGTCCTTTCCAAAACAAAAATCTAATTATCCCCACCCATCAAAGCTGGTTGAATCTGAATCTCCAAAGAATTTTCATGAAGATTCGACACCTTGTGATTCTGATAGTACTTCAAGCCATAACATAAGAGAACAAACAACCCCTTCTTCTTTGGGCTCGAATCGAGGACTAAGGCATGGGGGATGGAATCAGTTGGTTGTCAAGCGTTTCAATATTATTAAGCAGAAAATAAGACGCTCATtcaaggagaggaagaagggaaATAACCAGAAAACATCTAAAGTTATATCAACCGTGAATTGCTCTGCACATGAACTTCCCCTTTCCAGAAAAGACAGGCCGAAGGAAAGTATAGGAACTGCCACAAGTGAAAATATCTCAGGCATTAGAAGATATAGTGAGACTGGTAATTCTGAGAATGATAATATCAGTAATGGAGTTCTAACCAAGACAGGAATTGCTTCACCAAGTGCTTCTCTGGAAAGATATTCTCAACTTTCTGATGACTCAGGTATTATAGGATACAGTGAGACTGACAATTCTGAGAATGATAATCTCAGTAATAGAGATCAAACCAAGATCGGAACTGCTTCATTAAGTGCTTCCCTGAAAAGATATTCTCAACTGTCTGAGTACAGTTTCGATAAAAACAGAGAGGCAAAGTGTTACGACTCTCTAACCTTAAGGCTGATTAATGAAAAAAAGATTCCGAATATAGAAAAGCCTAAAAAAACCTTTGGAAGGAATCTTTCTTCACCTGATATTGACCTCTTTTGTACATTATTTACTGACCCTCCTCGTGCTGTTTCTCGcacaaaaaaatcaaagaggGGTTTGGCACATTCGAGtacatataataatattagaacGGATGAGAATCTAGCCCATATATTAAGCATACATGTATTTGAACCGTTGAACAGAGATTCACCAAGTATGATAGAAAAAGGCAATGACAACATGCCCGTTGATCATTCAGGTAGTTTAAACGAGGTCACAAATGATGAGGGAACTGCCTGGGTAGATGAGCTCGAGGAGAAATTACCTCACTTAGATATATCAAATGGTAAACACCAACAAGTATTGGGTAGTGAATGCATAGTTGAAGATGTTAGGGAGACTGTTGATCATTTCAGCGATCATTCACACATCAATCAAGTCTTGGAACTTGAAACTTGTTTTCAAGATGATGAAACTTCGGAGCTCTCAGACTCGGAAG GCGCAATACTAAAGTCTGGTTGCAGTATTGCAAATGAGCTTGAACCTTCTGATGACCAACCTAACGAGTCCAGGACAGGAGGAGCTTTACCAACTTTTGAAACCATTGTCAATGATGAGATAATTGATGACGCTGAAAAGATTCCTAACTATCTCCATCTGCATTCTGAGCTTAGTAGAATCGACAGTGCCGACTTCAACTATATGAGGTATATTCTTCAGCTCTCCAGCTTTATCGAAAGTGGTCACATAATAGACCAACAACTTAATCCTTCAATATTCGCGAGAGAGGAAGCTCACTTTTACAAAAAACTGGAATGCTATTGGGAGATGGTTGACAATGATTCTGATCACCTACTTCTGCTTGATTTAGTTTATGAGACATTACATAATGTATATGAAAATTCATTCATTGGTTTCCTTAAAACTTTCTCCTCGACAAGCCAAATTCGTCCAATGCCACTTGGGCTGTATCTTCTCGAGGAGGTCCGAGGAAAAGTTGCCTGGTACCTGAGCTTGGGACCAGAACTAGACCAATGTTTAGATGATGTTGTGGGGCGAGATTTAAGTAAAGGTGATGATTGGATGAACCTTCAATCTGAAACAGACTACATAACTCTTGAGTTGGAAGATTTGATTCTTGATGAGCTTTTAGATGAAGTATTAAGTTTTTAG
- the LOC120073877 gene encoding uncharacterized protein LOC120073877 isoform X2, whose translation MFKMGKNQSQDSKLQFNKNVPGCFWSIFHTIDYHRWNNVKKMLPYKKHSRSKGGPKSTPNNHHLAEVSEQSNDGNNPLMCTAESCPIRKKPGEAHVNEVITKEMSEEDITKFWKLNSSSKRRLIRTQSIHHLEPSYDSPGYNGENGDNGVTPRQKTPMKLAASGMRSISLNAMDNEDYFIQGKIAIRLKSFTEKSNGAKKTLETNNNRNVSGRSFKEDTHIQEIFKANRKLFAELLKGARGKNTLQSPQNKKSSASLAKSRSFPAPGLAGKGYKKLTSLQHKQYESFPKQKSNYPHPSKLVESESPKNFHEDSTPCDSDSTSSHNIREQTTPSSLGSNRGLRHGGWNQLVVKRFNIIKQKIRRSFKERKKGNNQKTSKVISTVNCSAHELPLSRKDRPKESIGTATSENISGIRRYSETGNSENDNISNGVLTKTGIASPSASLERYSQLSDDSGIIGYSETDNSENDNLSNRDQTKIGTASLSASLKRYSQLSEYSFDKNREAKCYDSLTLRLINEKKIPNIEKPKKTFGRNLSSPDIDLFCTLFTDPPRAVSRTKKSKRGLAHSSTYNNIRTDENLAHILSIHVFEPLNRDSPSMIEKGNDNMPVDHSGSLNEVTNDEGTAWVDELEEKLPHLDISNGKHQQVLGSECIVEDVRETVDHFSDHSHINQVLELETCFQDDETSELSDSEGAILKSGCSIANELEPSDDQPNESRTGGALPTFETIVNDEIIDDAEKIPNYLHLHSELSRIDSADFNYMRYILQLSSFIESGHIIDQQLNPSIFAREEAHFYKKLECYWEMVDNDSDHLLLLDLVYETLHNVYENSFIGFLKTFSSTSQIRPMPLGLYLLEEVRGKVAWYLSLGPELDQCLDDVVGRDLSKGDDWMNLQSETDYITLELEDLILDELLDEVLSF comes from the exons ATGTTTAAAATGGGAAAGAACCAGAGCCAGGACTCCAAGCTGCAGTTTAACAAGAACGTTCCAGGCTGCTTCTGGAGCATATTCCATACCATTGACTACCATCGATGGAATAACGTTAAGAAGATGCTTCCTTACAAAAAACATTCAAGAA GCAAGGGAGGTCCAAAATCAACTCCAAACAACCACCACCTGGCCGAAGTGTCAGAACAAAGTAATGATGGAAACAACCCTCTAATG TGTACCGCAGAGAGTTGTCCTATTCGCAAAAAACCCGGAGAAGCCCATGTAAATGAAGTGATAACTAAAGAGATGTCAGAAGAAGATATTACAAAATTCTGGAAATTGAATTCCAGTTCAAAACGAAGGTTGATTCGAACACAGTCTATACATCATTTAGAGCCTTCGTATGATTCTCCAGGATATAATGGTGAAAATGGAGACAATGGAGTCACTCCTCGACAGAAAACTCCTATGAAACTAGCTGCATCTGGAATGAGGAGTATTTCTCTGAATGCCATGGATAATGAGGACTACTTTATCCAGGGAAAGATTGCTATCCGATTGAAGTCTTTTACAGAAAAATCTAATGGAGCAAAGAAAACCTTAGAAACAAACAATAACAGAAACGTCTCTGGTCGCTCATTTAAGGAAGACACTCACATCCAAGAGATATTTAAGGCAAATAGAAAACTATTTGCTGAATTGTTGAAGGGTGCACGTGGTAAGAACACTCTCCAAAGCCCACAAAACAAGAAGTCCTCAGCAAGTCTAGCAAAATCAAGGTCCTTTCCTGCTCCTGGTTTAgcaggaaaaggatataaaaagCTTACCTCACTCCAACACAAGCAGTATGAGTCCTTTCCAAAACAAAAATCTAATTATCCCCACCCATCAAAGCTGGTTGAATCTGAATCTCCAAAGAATTTTCATGAAGATTCGACACCTTGTGATTCTGATAGTACTTCAAGCCATAACATAAGAGAACAAACAACCCCTTCTTCTTTGGGCTCGAATCGAGGACTAAGGCATGGGGGATGGAATCAGTTGGTTGTCAAGCGTTTCAATATTATTAAGCAGAAAATAAGACGCTCATtcaaggagaggaagaagggaaATAACCAGAAAACATCTAAAGTTATATCAACCGTGAATTGCTCTGCACATGAACTTCCCCTTTCCAGAAAAGACAGGCCGAAGGAAAGTATAGGAACTGCCACAAGTGAAAATATCTCAGGCATTAGAAGATATAGTGAGACTGGTAATTCTGAGAATGATAATATCAGTAATGGAGTTCTAACCAAGACAGGAATTGCTTCACCAAGTGCTTCTCTGGAAAGATATTCTCAACTTTCTGATGACTCAGGTATTATAGGATACAGTGAGACTGACAATTCTGAGAATGATAATCTCAGTAATAGAGATCAAACCAAGATCGGAACTGCTTCATTAAGTGCTTCCCTGAAAAGATATTCTCAACTGTCTGAGTACAGTTTCGATAAAAACAGAGAGGCAAAGTGTTACGACTCTCTAACCTTAAGGCTGATTAATGAAAAAAAGATTCCGAATATAGAAAAGCCTAAAAAAACCTTTGGAAGGAATCTTTCTTCACCTGATATTGACCTCTTTTGTACATTATTTACTGACCCTCCTCGTGCTGTTTCTCGcacaaaaaaatcaaagaggGGTTTGGCACATTCGAGtacatataataatattagaacGGATGAGAATCTAGCCCATATATTAAGCATACATGTATTTGAACCGTTGAACAGAGATTCACCAAGTATGATAGAAAAAGGCAATGACAACATGCCCGTTGATCATTCAGGTAGTTTAAACGAGGTCACAAATGATGAGGGAACTGCCTGGGTAGATGAGCTCGAGGAGAAATTACCTCACTTAGATATATCAAATGGTAAACACCAACAAGTATTGGGTAGTGAATGCATAGTTGAAGATGTTAGGGAGACTGTTGATCATTTCAGCGATCATTCACACATCAATCAAGTCTTGGAACTTGAAACTTGTTTTCAAGATGATGAAACTTCGGAGCTCTCAGACTCGGAAG GCGCAATACTAAAGTCTGGTTGCAGTATTGCAAATGAGCTTGAACCTTCTGATGACCAACCTAACGAGTCCAGGACAGGAGGAGCTTTACCAACTTTTGAAACCATTGTCAATGATGAGATAATTGATGACGCTGAAAAGATTCCTAACTATCTCCATCTGCATTCTGAGCTTAGTAGAATCGACAGTGCCGACTTCAACTATATGAGGTATATTCTTCAGCTCTCCAGCTTTATCGAAAGTGGTCACATAATAGACCAACAACTTAATCCTTCAATATTCGCGAGAGAGGAAGCTCACTTTTACAAAAAACTGGAATGCTATTGGGAGATGGTTGACAATGATTCTGATCACCTACTTCTGCTTGATTTAGTTTATGAGACATTACATAATGTATATGAAAATTCATTCATTGGTTTCCTTAAAACTTTCTCCTCGACAAGCCAAATTCGTCCAATGCCACTTGGGCTGTATCTTCTCGAGGAGGTCCGAGGAAAAGTTGCCTGGTACCTGAGCTTGGGACCAGAACTAGACCAATGTTTAGATGATGTTGTGGGGCGAGATTTAAGTAAAGGTGATGATTGGATGAACCTTCAATCTGAAACAGACTACATAACTCTTGAGTTGGAAGATTTGATTCTTGATGAGCTTTTAGATGAAGTATTAAGTTTTTAG
- the LOC120073877 gene encoding uncharacterized protein LOC120073877 isoform X3, which translates to MVKCTAESCPIRKKPGEAHVNEVITKEMSEEDITKFWKLNSSSKRRLIRTQSIHHLEPSYDSPGYNGENGDNGVTPRQKTPMKLAASGMRSISLNAMDNEDYFIQGKIAIRLKSFTEKSNGAKKTLETNNNRNVSGRSFKEDTHIQEIFKANRKLFAELLKGARGKNTLQSPQNKKSSASLAKSRSFPAPGLAGKGYKKLTSLQHKQYESFPKQKSNYPHPSKLVESESPKNFHEDSTPCDSDSTSSHNIREQTTPSSLGSNRGLRHGGWNQLVVKRFNIIKQKIRRSFKERKKGNNQKTSKVISTVNCSAHELPLSRKDRPKESIGTATSENISGIRRYSETGNSENDNISNGVLTKTGIASPSASLERYSQLSDDSGIIGYSETDNSENDNLSNRDQTKIGTASLSASLKRYSQLSEYSFDKNREAKCYDSLTLRLINEKKIPNIEKPKKTFGRNLSSPDIDLFCTLFTDPPRAVSRTKKSKRGLAHSSTYNNIRTDENLAHILSIHVFEPLNRDSPSMIEKGNDNMPVDHSGSLNEVTNDEGTAWVDELEEKLPHLDISNGKHQQVLGSECIVEDVRETVDHFSDHSHINQVLELETCFQDDETSELSDSEGAILKSGCSIANELEPSDDQPNESRTGGALPTFETIVNDEIIDDAEKIPNYLHLHSELSRIDSADFNYMRYILQLSSFIESGHIIDQQLNPSIFAREEAHFYKKLECYWEMVDNDSDHLLLLDLVYETLHNVYENSFIGFLKTFSSTSQIRPMPLGLYLLEEVRGKVAWYLSLGPELDQCLDDVVGRDLSKGDDWMNLQSETDYITLELEDLILDELLDEVLSF; encoded by the exons ATGGTAAAG TGTACCGCAGAGAGTTGTCCTATTCGCAAAAAACCCGGAGAAGCCCATGTAAATGAAGTGATAACTAAAGAGATGTCAGAAGAAGATATTACAAAATTCTGGAAATTGAATTCCAGTTCAAAACGAAGGTTGATTCGAACACAGTCTATACATCATTTAGAGCCTTCGTATGATTCTCCAGGATATAATGGTGAAAATGGAGACAATGGAGTCACTCCTCGACAGAAAACTCCTATGAAACTAGCTGCATCTGGAATGAGGAGTATTTCTCTGAATGCCATGGATAATGAGGACTACTTTATCCAGGGAAAGATTGCTATCCGATTGAAGTCTTTTACAGAAAAATCTAATGGAGCAAAGAAAACCTTAGAAACAAACAATAACAGAAACGTCTCTGGTCGCTCATTTAAGGAAGACACTCACATCCAAGAGATATTTAAGGCAAATAGAAAACTATTTGCTGAATTGTTGAAGGGTGCACGTGGTAAGAACACTCTCCAAAGCCCACAAAACAAGAAGTCCTCAGCAAGTCTAGCAAAATCAAGGTCCTTTCCTGCTCCTGGTTTAgcaggaaaaggatataaaaagCTTACCTCACTCCAACACAAGCAGTATGAGTCCTTTCCAAAACAAAAATCTAATTATCCCCACCCATCAAAGCTGGTTGAATCTGAATCTCCAAAGAATTTTCATGAAGATTCGACACCTTGTGATTCTGATAGTACTTCAAGCCATAACATAAGAGAACAAACAACCCCTTCTTCTTTGGGCTCGAATCGAGGACTAAGGCATGGGGGATGGAATCAGTTGGTTGTCAAGCGTTTCAATATTATTAAGCAGAAAATAAGACGCTCATtcaaggagaggaagaagggaaATAACCAGAAAACATCTAAAGTTATATCAACCGTGAATTGCTCTGCACATGAACTTCCCCTTTCCAGAAAAGACAGGCCGAAGGAAAGTATAGGAACTGCCACAAGTGAAAATATCTCAGGCATTAGAAGATATAGTGAGACTGGTAATTCTGAGAATGATAATATCAGTAATGGAGTTCTAACCAAGACAGGAATTGCTTCACCAAGTGCTTCTCTGGAAAGATATTCTCAACTTTCTGATGACTCAGGTATTATAGGATACAGTGAGACTGACAATTCTGAGAATGATAATCTCAGTAATAGAGATCAAACCAAGATCGGAACTGCTTCATTAAGTGCTTCCCTGAAAAGATATTCTCAACTGTCTGAGTACAGTTTCGATAAAAACAGAGAGGCAAAGTGTTACGACTCTCTAACCTTAAGGCTGATTAATGAAAAAAAGATTCCGAATATAGAAAAGCCTAAAAAAACCTTTGGAAGGAATCTTTCTTCACCTGATATTGACCTCTTTTGTACATTATTTACTGACCCTCCTCGTGCTGTTTCTCGcacaaaaaaatcaaagaggGGTTTGGCACATTCGAGtacatataataatattagaacGGATGAGAATCTAGCCCATATATTAAGCATACATGTATTTGAACCGTTGAACAGAGATTCACCAAGTATGATAGAAAAAGGCAATGACAACATGCCCGTTGATCATTCAGGTAGTTTAAACGAGGTCACAAATGATGAGGGAACTGCCTGGGTAGATGAGCTCGAGGAGAAATTACCTCACTTAGATATATCAAATGGTAAACACCAACAAGTATTGGGTAGTGAATGCATAGTTGAAGATGTTAGGGAGACTGTTGATCATTTCAGCGATCATTCACACATCAATCAAGTCTTGGAACTTGAAACTTGTTTTCAAGATGATGAAACTTCGGAGCTCTCAGACTCGGAAG GCGCAATACTAAAGTCTGGTTGCAGTATTGCAAATGAGCTTGAACCTTCTGATGACCAACCTAACGAGTCCAGGACAGGAGGAGCTTTACCAACTTTTGAAACCATTGTCAATGATGAGATAATTGATGACGCTGAAAAGATTCCTAACTATCTCCATCTGCATTCTGAGCTTAGTAGAATCGACAGTGCCGACTTCAACTATATGAGGTATATTCTTCAGCTCTCCAGCTTTATCGAAAGTGGTCACATAATAGACCAACAACTTAATCCTTCAATATTCGCGAGAGAGGAAGCTCACTTTTACAAAAAACTGGAATGCTATTGGGAGATGGTTGACAATGATTCTGATCACCTACTTCTGCTTGATTTAGTTTATGAGACATTACATAATGTATATGAAAATTCATTCATTGGTTTCCTTAAAACTTTCTCCTCGACAAGCCAAATTCGTCCAATGCCACTTGGGCTGTATCTTCTCGAGGAGGTCCGAGGAAAAGTTGCCTGGTACCTGAGCTTGGGACCAGAACTAGACCAATGTTTAGATGATGTTGTGGGGCGAGATTTAAGTAAAGGTGATGATTGGATGAACCTTCAATCTGAAACAGACTACATAACTCTTGAGTTGGAAGATTTGATTCTTGATGAGCTTTTAGATGAAGTATTAAGTTTTTAG
- the LOC120073877 gene encoding uncharacterized protein LOC120073877 isoform X4, giving the protein MCTAESCPIRKKPGEAHVNEVITKEMSEEDITKFWKLNSSSKRRLIRTQSIHHLEPSYDSPGYNGENGDNGVTPRQKTPMKLAASGMRSISLNAMDNEDYFIQGKIAIRLKSFTEKSNGAKKTLETNNNRNVSGRSFKEDTHIQEIFKANRKLFAELLKGARGKNTLQSPQNKKSSASLAKSRSFPAPGLAGKGYKKLTSLQHKQYESFPKQKSNYPHPSKLVESESPKNFHEDSTPCDSDSTSSHNIREQTTPSSLGSNRGLRHGGWNQLVVKRFNIIKQKIRRSFKERKKGNNQKTSKVISTVNCSAHELPLSRKDRPKESIGTATSENISGIRRYSETGNSENDNISNGVLTKTGIASPSASLERYSQLSDDSGIIGYSETDNSENDNLSNRDQTKIGTASLSASLKRYSQLSEYSFDKNREAKCYDSLTLRLINEKKIPNIEKPKKTFGRNLSSPDIDLFCTLFTDPPRAVSRTKKSKRGLAHSSTYNNIRTDENLAHILSIHVFEPLNRDSPSMIEKGNDNMPVDHSGSLNEVTNDEGTAWVDELEEKLPHLDISNGKHQQVLGSECIVEDVRETVDHFSDHSHINQVLELETCFQDDETSELSDSEGAILKSGCSIANELEPSDDQPNESRTGGALPTFETIVNDEIIDDAEKIPNYLHLHSELSRIDSADFNYMRYILQLSSFIESGHIIDQQLNPSIFAREEAHFYKKLECYWEMVDNDSDHLLLLDLVYETLHNVYENSFIGFLKTFSSTSQIRPMPLGLYLLEEVRGKVAWYLSLGPELDQCLDDVVGRDLSKGDDWMNLQSETDYITLELEDLILDELLDEVLSF; this is encoded by the exons ATG TGTACCGCAGAGAGTTGTCCTATTCGCAAAAAACCCGGAGAAGCCCATGTAAATGAAGTGATAACTAAAGAGATGTCAGAAGAAGATATTACAAAATTCTGGAAATTGAATTCCAGTTCAAAACGAAGGTTGATTCGAACACAGTCTATACATCATTTAGAGCCTTCGTATGATTCTCCAGGATATAATGGTGAAAATGGAGACAATGGAGTCACTCCTCGACAGAAAACTCCTATGAAACTAGCTGCATCTGGAATGAGGAGTATTTCTCTGAATGCCATGGATAATGAGGACTACTTTATCCAGGGAAAGATTGCTATCCGATTGAAGTCTTTTACAGAAAAATCTAATGGAGCAAAGAAAACCTTAGAAACAAACAATAACAGAAACGTCTCTGGTCGCTCATTTAAGGAAGACACTCACATCCAAGAGATATTTAAGGCAAATAGAAAACTATTTGCTGAATTGTTGAAGGGTGCACGTGGTAAGAACACTCTCCAAAGCCCACAAAACAAGAAGTCCTCAGCAAGTCTAGCAAAATCAAGGTCCTTTCCTGCTCCTGGTTTAgcaggaaaaggatataaaaagCTTACCTCACTCCAACACAAGCAGTATGAGTCCTTTCCAAAACAAAAATCTAATTATCCCCACCCATCAAAGCTGGTTGAATCTGAATCTCCAAAGAATTTTCATGAAGATTCGACACCTTGTGATTCTGATAGTACTTCAAGCCATAACATAAGAGAACAAACAACCCCTTCTTCTTTGGGCTCGAATCGAGGACTAAGGCATGGGGGATGGAATCAGTTGGTTGTCAAGCGTTTCAATATTATTAAGCAGAAAATAAGACGCTCATtcaaggagaggaagaagggaaATAACCAGAAAACATCTAAAGTTATATCAACCGTGAATTGCTCTGCACATGAACTTCCCCTTTCCAGAAAAGACAGGCCGAAGGAAAGTATAGGAACTGCCACAAGTGAAAATATCTCAGGCATTAGAAGATATAGTGAGACTGGTAATTCTGAGAATGATAATATCAGTAATGGAGTTCTAACCAAGACAGGAATTGCTTCACCAAGTGCTTCTCTGGAAAGATATTCTCAACTTTCTGATGACTCAGGTATTATAGGATACAGTGAGACTGACAATTCTGAGAATGATAATCTCAGTAATAGAGATCAAACCAAGATCGGAACTGCTTCATTAAGTGCTTCCCTGAAAAGATATTCTCAACTGTCTGAGTACAGTTTCGATAAAAACAGAGAGGCAAAGTGTTACGACTCTCTAACCTTAAGGCTGATTAATGAAAAAAAGATTCCGAATATAGAAAAGCCTAAAAAAACCTTTGGAAGGAATCTTTCTTCACCTGATATTGACCTCTTTTGTACATTATTTACTGACCCTCCTCGTGCTGTTTCTCGcacaaaaaaatcaaagaggGGTTTGGCACATTCGAGtacatataataatattagaacGGATGAGAATCTAGCCCATATATTAAGCATACATGTATTTGAACCGTTGAACAGAGATTCACCAAGTATGATAGAAAAAGGCAATGACAACATGCCCGTTGATCATTCAGGTAGTTTAAACGAGGTCACAAATGATGAGGGAACTGCCTGGGTAGATGAGCTCGAGGAGAAATTACCTCACTTAGATATATCAAATGGTAAACACCAACAAGTATTGGGTAGTGAATGCATAGTTGAAGATGTTAGGGAGACTGTTGATCATTTCAGCGATCATTCACACATCAATCAAGTCTTGGAACTTGAAACTTGTTTTCAAGATGATGAAACTTCGGAGCTCTCAGACTCGGAAG GCGCAATACTAAAGTCTGGTTGCAGTATTGCAAATGAGCTTGAACCTTCTGATGACCAACCTAACGAGTCCAGGACAGGAGGAGCTTTACCAACTTTTGAAACCATTGTCAATGATGAGATAATTGATGACGCTGAAAAGATTCCTAACTATCTCCATCTGCATTCTGAGCTTAGTAGAATCGACAGTGCCGACTTCAACTATATGAGGTATATTCTTCAGCTCTCCAGCTTTATCGAAAGTGGTCACATAATAGACCAACAACTTAATCCTTCAATATTCGCGAGAGAGGAAGCTCACTTTTACAAAAAACTGGAATGCTATTGGGAGATGGTTGACAATGATTCTGATCACCTACTTCTGCTTGATTTAGTTTATGAGACATTACATAATGTATATGAAAATTCATTCATTGGTTTCCTTAAAACTTTCTCCTCGACAAGCCAAATTCGTCCAATGCCACTTGGGCTGTATCTTCTCGAGGAGGTCCGAGGAAAAGTTGCCTGGTACCTGAGCTTGGGACCAGAACTAGACCAATGTTTAGATGATGTTGTGGGGCGAGATTTAAGTAAAGGTGATGATTGGATGAACCTTCAATCTGAAACAGACTACATAACTCTTGAGTTGGAAGATTTGATTCTTGATGAGCTTTTAGATGAAGTATTAAGTTTTTAG